The Antechinus flavipes isolate AdamAnt ecotype Samford, QLD, Australia chromosome 5, AdamAnt_v2, whole genome shotgun sequence DNA segment TAAGGACATAGTATGCTTGTTATATTTGTtactggagacacaaagaaaaaaaaatcttaaaatgaaataatttttgctctcaaggagatATTACATTTAGCATCATTTGATAAGTATTCTAAATGTACACCAGTCTCTTTTCCCCAACTAGAGAATAAGCTTCTTCAGGGTAAGAATTATGTCATCTCTTTCCTCAAATTTATATCccctcaaaatattttatgttcccTGAATGAAGAAATTCCTTGACGGTAGGGActagttcatttttgttttctcaatgcCTAGAAGAGGGCTGAAAATacagtaggtacataataaataattcttaGGTCAGTGATCCTTTGTTTTATAGCTATGCTAATAGAACCCTGTACACGGTATATGTTTAATAGACATTTGTTTACCTGATCAGAGCATTCTAAGAAAGAATGAATCTCTACTTCCTGtttggaaagggagagaggaaatatGTGTTGACTGACGGTAGAGGTTTGGAAATTGTGGTCCCATAACTATACTCCTTAgggttgtaaaagaaaaagaaaaagtgaaaaaattcactTTCTCCAAGTAAATGAAAGCTTGTGCCTATATCTGAATTAAGGAAGAATTTCTAAGTCAGTAGATCAAAGGCTGGAGTGaaccatccttccttccttcctctctgtagAAAAATTGGGGAGGGAAGCAGAGACAGTGGATGTAAAATGTTGCATCTTCTGGCATATAGACAATTCATTGGTTTTGCTCAAATGTTCTGCTAGGAAGGTTTTCAATGTGAGGAGGGGAAGAGGCAATATCCAGAATTAACTATGATgataaaacaaaaagcatcagactaattaaaaaaaatagatcattaaGGGTTTTACCTGAACATCTTGAGACCTTTCATAAGCCTGGTAAGCCACCTTCTCTTCTATGCTGGCAAGTTCTTGCTTCAGGTTGGTGGTCTCATGCTGGTGAAGATCTGTCAAGTCATGAAGCTGATCTTCTAGTCTCTCATACCTTTTCAAAATAGAGAAACCAGTGTCAATATACCTTTTTTGGAAAGGTCTCCATGTAGTATAATTATGAAGCCAAATAgtggtcttttaaaaattctacctgaggaaagcagaaagctggaaaccatttttacagccagtgtttctaataaagaggTCATTTCTCAAATCTATAAGTGAATtggatcaaatttataagaatacaagtcattctccaattgataaatgatcaagaatatgaataggcagttttcagagggaGATATTAAAactacagtcatatgaaaaaatgcaaattaaaacaattctgaagtaccatctcacactTATTCAGATTGgtcaatatgacagaaaaggaaaatgataatgttggaaaagatggcattgttggtggagttgtgaactgatgtaaccattctggagaataatttagaacCGTGCCTgaagggctgtaaaactgtgcatgcccctTTAatttagcaataccactattgggtcattaaaaagggggaaaagacccCCATTacatctttttgtagtggcaaagaattggaaattgaggggatgccaatCAACTGGAGAacagctgaacaagctgtggtgcatggatgtaatggaatactataaaTGATGATCAAGACGATTTccgaaaaacctggaaagacatatataaactgatgctgagtgaagtaagcagaaccaaaagaacactgtacacagttacagcaacactgcaatgatcagctatgattgatttagttcttctcagcattatagtgatccaagacaattccaaaagactcataatggaaaatattatcctaacccagagaaagaaccatggagtctgagtgaagattgaagcatacaatttccaattttttttttgcttgtggtttttcccttttgttctgattttctttaacaacatgactaatgaggaaatatgtttcacatgatatatatatacaaaatgtattatatataataattgtacatataatacatatattatatgcctaatatataatactatatatataatgatatataatcatgtgatctatctatatatatctatatataagtataacctatatcatatgtATAAGAAAAACCTATATATGTAATCTCTATGTAAGTacaacatatcaaattgcttgttgtcttggggagggtggagggaagagagggagaaaaatatggaactcaaaatcttacaaaaataaattttgaaaattatctttacatgcaattggaaaaaatattaagtgaaaaaagtttatgaataattaaaaattccactctaattaatttttttaatcccttaCCCAGTCATGCTTCTCTCCtgatgagatttttcttttaacaaatgaaaagatgaaatggaaaagagggagagagggagacttATCTACAAAAAAAGAAGTCTAACTGGAACATCAGATCATATTCTGGTTAAAACTTGTTTTCCTGAGGTGGAAGAAAGATGTTTGATTACACAGAACCCAAGTTCTGTAGGTTAGAAGAAGATGAGTGTTCTGGTGTTTCTTTGTCCTAACTCCAAAGACTTTTTCATTTACtggctttttcttcttatttccagTCTCTGCCAGATTCCTCACACCCCACTAAAAATCTCATCAGGAGAATCTCTTTCTGCTCAAATGCCAAGTGGCCATAATGAAGACAAGAACAGATTTCATCAGCTAATGCATTTTGCCAAGGCTCAGTATGAATAGAAGACTGCCTTAGGATGGATTTCAGAATAATAAAAAGGCTACATCCTGTTGGCACCCATCTTGCCTGGATGCCTATACCTTTCTCTGCTCTGCCACTTGTGAAAAGGAGTTTCACCGTTATGGATTTCACATACCATAAAGCCCCAAGTGCCCAAATACAACAATCTCAAAACCAAGTCCCTGGATCACTCTGATCTCTTGCAAAATGGGGACCAGAAACTTTTCTAAAGGGTTACTGAGAATCTTACAAaagataaagtatataaaattacAATCAGTAGATTTCAATTGTTGTGATTATTACAATTGAATTTACTCTGGACTTTGGTCTCAAGATCATTGGAAACCACGGTAAGGTTTTATAGTATCTCTATCCAATTTGAAATAAACTGGAGTTTGGACCAAAGAGAAATATAGATTGTTACAAAAGACAAACTGCTCATCCCAATATATGGAAAGTTTCAAGGTCTCACAAATTctggtgctattttttttttggtaggggagGACAGAcaatatctgtgatttcattggtataaagaaTTCCCAGGTTGGTAACTCTTTTCACCACagatcaacattttaaaaagatactgaATTCTCTTTAGAATACTGAATTCTTTATATCTATTGATATGTAATATAAAAGAATAGCCTCAAGGCATGAGGAGTTAGATGTCATTTAGTAGTAGATATCAGAAAGGagaattttaatctgttttcctgATTGCAAATCCAGACCTGGAATCCTCAGAAGCCATGATGCCCGAaacatcaaatatatttttcaaactttagataataatttttcatatttagatAGGAAGATTCTTGAGGggaggaactatcttttgcctctttttgtatctgcAGTGCTTAGTAGAGTACATGGTACTTAATAGTGGCTTAACAAATATCTATTGATTATATATTGATTGATGTTCTggaaaatcaaaccaaaccagaTGCATGTCTGGGGACATACATGTTCAAGTACACAAAGACACATACGTGATGAACAGTTTGTttatatcagaatttttttaaagaacaaaaatagctcttaaaactaaaattaatCCCCATTCTTGGGGGTTAGAAGATTCACCTTGTAGGTTGATTACAGTGAAGTATGATAAAAAGGAGTTAGGACAGTCTTGGTTTAAACATCATGACCTGACTAAGTTATTTAacctaagactcagtttcctcaaccataaaatatgaataatactTATACCTTTCAATTTATAGGTTgatgtgagactcaaatgagattgtctatggaaataagtatagataatgaaatattctctgatatatggaaaatgctttgcaaattctaAGATACTATATAAAGTCAGCTAATCTTATTAtagttaattttgctttttatctgaATCTGTTTTAACCAGTGTAGGGAAATCCTATAATGAAAATTCCGTCTGTCAACAGTAACTAGTAATTCACTGATAATTTATGGTCTCAGAAAATAGTCTGGAAtaatgagaggttaagtgatcatTTGCCTAGGAAGGGTCAGCACCAGAATTTCaacccagatcttcctgcctTGCAAAACTTGTTAAGAATGATATCATGTCAGATTTGTAAGGAATGAGGTGGCTCAATGGGTAAAAGCCAGCTTTGGAGTAAAGAAGACTTGATACATGCTAGGTGACTCtgaataagttatttaatctACCAGTGCCCCCCAGGTAATTATGAAGACTTGTTGGAGACCATTTGCCAACTAGTACTAATTGGTgaagtttcctcattgtaaaagaatccttccccatccccttaAGATTTTTACTATTATCCCCTATCATTAGAATGCAAACTTGAGGAAAgggattttttggtttgtttggtttttaaggggaaagggaaaatccCTAGGACATCTCTTTGTAGGCAATAAATAAATACCTGGTGAATtgaattactttatttatttttaaatttttatttttgttacattatttaatattaaaaacatttttgctgtCAAGTAATAGAGTACcttatttggtcctcataacaatCTGTACCATTATGACTCCCATTTTgtcaatgaggaaaaaatttgacagtgactttggaaaagagatgaaaaatgataggatcatagatataaaGTTAGAAGAccctttagaagtcatctagtccacaggaggaaactgaggctgcgaGAATCATAACATTATAAGAGCTAATCATCCCTCATGCTTTGATAAAGCATCAAGTCCAAAGTAAGACTGAGAATAAGTATTAGGAGGAACTTATGTATCTAAATTCAAAGTCAGTGCTTTTTCCACTGTAGTACCACTGAAGATACATGATCCATCTATCAAGAtaaatatagagagacagagaaagagagattaatgtaaaattttggacatattaaaacccattttaaaatttaatgaattttgttaaattaaaatttaataaatttaagttGAAAacttaatgaattttattattaaattaaaatttaatgaattttaaatttaaaaaaattaaaaattttaaacatttttaaaagtaaaattttaaatattttaaacatatttaaaaacagaGTTATGCTAATTTAGATCCTTAAACTTTACAGATTTAGATATAATGCTTACATTATGTtacattatatacaaatatataactaCATTACATATTTAGGTATAATGCttataatatatcataatgtaatataataatataatgcttATATAATACAtagcattatatatgtatataagtgtgGACACCTTCCCATATATaacgtatatgtatatgtaaattaatGTAAGATTTTGGACAtttaaaacctattttaaaatttaataaatttaagtttaaaacttaatgattttattattaaattaaaatttaatgaattttaaattttaaaaaattaaaatattttaaacatttttaaaagtaaaattttaaatattttaaatatatttaaaaacagagTTATGCTAATCTAAGACCTTAAGCTTTGCAGATTTAGATATAATGcttacattatattacattatataaaaatatataattacattatatatttagatataatgcttatattatattacattatataaaaatatataattacattatatatttagatataatgcttataatatatcataatgtaatataataatataatgcttATATAATACAtagcattatatatgtatataagtgtggacaccttcatatatatatatatatatatatatatatatatatatatatgtatgtatgtatatgtaaattaatGTAAGATTTTGGACAtttaaaacctattttaaaatttaatgagttttattaaattaaaatttaatgaattttattaaattaaaatttaataaatttaagttaaaattttaaagattttattattaaattaaaatgtaatgaattagtaaaattttaaatattttaaaaatatttaaaaacagagTTATGCTAACCTAGGACCTTAAGCTTTGCAGATTTAGATATAatgcttatattatattatatacaaatatataattacattatatactTAGGTACAATgcttataatgtaatataataatataatgcttATATAATACATagcattatatatacacacacattataagTGTGGACACCtccctatatatatgtatgtatatatgtatatgtatatataaattaatgtaaGATTTTGGACAtttaaaacctattttaaaatttaatgagttttattaaattaaaatttaataaatttaagttaaaattttaaagattttattattaaattaaaatgtaatgaattagtaaaattttaaatattttaaaaatatttaaaaacagagTTATGCTAACCTAGGACCTTAAGCTTTGCAGATTTAGATATAatgcttatattatattatatacaaatatataattacattatatactTAGGTACAATgcttataatgtaatataataatataatgcttATATAATACATagcattatatatacacacacatataagtgtGGACACCtccctatatatatgtatgtatatgtatatgtatatataaattaatgtaaGATTTTGGACAtttaaaacctattttaaaatttaatgagttttattaaattaaaatttaataaatttaagttaaaagtttaatgattttattattaaattaaaatgtaatgaattagtaaaattttaaatattttaaaaatatttaaaaacagagTTATGCTAACTTAGGATCTTAAGCTTTGCAGATTTAGCTATAATgcttatattacattatattatatacaaatatataattacattatatactTAGGTACAATgcttataatgtaatataataatataatgcttATATAATACATagcattatatatacacacacattataagTGTGGATACCtccctatatatatgtatgtatatatgtatatatatatatatataaattaatgtaaGATTTTGGACAtttaaaacctattttaaaatttaatgagttttattaaattaaaatttaataaatttaagtttaaaacttaatgatttaatattaaattaaaatttaatgaattttaaattttaaaaaattaaaatattttaaacatttttggaagtaaaattttaaatattttaaacatttaaaaacagagTTATGCTAACCTAGGACCTTAAGCTTTGCAGATTTAGATATACTgcttacattacattacattatatacaaatgtatatacaaatattacatacaaatatatcattatattatataattagatACAATgcttatattataatatataataatataatgcttATATAATGCAtagcattatatatgtatataagtgtgGACACtccccatatatatgtatgtatgtatatgtatatataaattaatgtaaGATTTTGGACAtttaaaacctattttaaaatttaatgaattttattattaaattaaaaatcaatgaattttaaatttaaataaaatttaaaatatttaaacctatttttaaaagtaaaattttaaacatttaaaaagttatgTGAACCTAGAACTTAAAACCTTGCAGTTTTTAGAGACACATAGCACACCCATCCACCTGTATACTGTTGCTGTCACAAACTGAGAGACATTCTTAGAGACGGGCCATCCAGAAAAGGACCATCCCCACATATCCATGGAAACCATCCCCACCAGGACATCCTCTAACAAGAACAGGCCCTCTGTGGTCACGTATGCTCGCCTCGTGAATCTATCCATCTGCTTCTGCCAGAACAGAGCGTGCCTAAGGCCGGGACAATACCTGTATCGTTCCTCTTGCAAGGTCTGAGAAATGAAGCTGTATTCTCTTTTGAACTGCCCCTTTAGAGATTCAATGTCCTCTGCCAGTTGCGTCTGGGTCTCCTTAATCTCCCGTAGCTCCTCCAAGATCATGGCCAGCTTCCCTTGGCTGCTTAGAGTATTCGTGCCCCCGGTCCCAAAGGACTGGTTGCCGTTACTGTCCGCAGAGCCCGACGTGCCACTGGAACACTCATCGTCACTCCCGTATTTGGGCTTGGTCACAATGGTGGCACTGCCCCCGTAGGCTCTCGAGCTGGCCTCGGGCCTGAACTCTTCCAAGGAGCTCTTCATGTGGGCGATGTTATCTGCGCTGCCAAATTTGTTGCGGATCAGATTGGCAAACTCCCTGGACTTGTTGAAAACAAACACGGGCGGCGTCAGGGAGACCCCCGGCACCCCCGACTTCCCACTCTCCATCCCTTGGCCGGCCGGCCGAGATTTACCGTGGCCATCCTTCAGGTTGTCCCTGGCATTGTCCTTTGAGGTGCGAGAGGTGCCGTTCTGTTCGATTTCCCGGAGCTTCCTGTGGTACTGCTCCAGTTTCTTCTGGAGCTGGGCGATGGAATGGGCCGACTTCTGGTTCTTTTTCTCAAAGACCTGCTTGATGCGTCCAGCCTGCTGCTTGTCCGCACTGTTCACAAGCTTGAGGTACTCGGCCACATTCCCATCGCGGGACGTCTGCTCGATCCTGATCTGTTCAGTCACTTTGAGAATCTTTTGTCTCAAGCTGTCCGCCGTGAGCTTGACCTTGTGAAAGTCCAAGATGCCATCAGGGACATCAAAGTTGAGATTGGTGTCGGATCCCCCACGGCGAATGTTGAGGGGAAGGCTCAGAGTATTCATGTCATGCCTTTCCACCtgaaagaatcaaaataaagaatatttattattaaaataaaataatattttaaattattaatgttattcaATTTAATggaataattaaatgaataaaaacccTATAAAATATCCcataagatactttaaaaataaataattttaatatgaaagaaaaatgaaatattaaaaaaaaaaccaaattgttcttgtttccttccttcctccacatCTTAAAGttataaaatcacaaagaaattgtacgtattctttttttttcctttgtcaagGGATAAAGTTTATTATAATCATAATGCCATTACAaaagcaagcttttttttttttttttttttttttgctgaggcaattggggttaagtgatttgtccaaggtcacacagctagatgtcagggatcctcaaactttttaaatagggggccagttcacagtccctcagactgttggagagccagactatagtaaaaacaaaagctttgttttgtgggctttaaataaagaaacttcatagtcctgtgtgagggggataatcatcctcagctgccaaatctggcctgcgggccgtagtttgaggatccctgtattaagtgtttgaggtcacatttgaactcagggccagtgctctatccattgtgccatctagctgtcccttagCAGACTgtatttctaaagaaaattagcagagaaacagaagctaGAAGACCCATTTATCCGGCTTCTATCATAGATAGTACATAATTTTTGAAATCAGAGCTGTGGTATTCTAAATGGTCAATAATCAAGAGAATAAGAGTTGCTAGCTACCATTAAGAACTCACTTCAGGGTAGCCTGACTCTGCCTTCATCAAGGTGTGTTCATTGAATGattcactgtctctctgtctaatCAGGGAACAGCTACTGGTCTTGACAGAAGAAAGCTGTGAATGAGAATGAGGTCACCATTTAGTCTGGGGCTTTTCCAGGTGCCCAGGTAACTAGGGATCTCTGCCCTACCCACTCTGACATCCACTGATATGAGTCAAACTAAAGAGTCTCTTTAAAGGGTgaacagaagaaagaatgaaaaaaataatccatttGGATTCAAGTTCCCAAGACCATCAGTGCCAGAAAGTTTGTTTTCTGTAATGGATTCTGTAAACAAAGTGGTGACATAATGGGATGAAGTTAGGTTAATTAGGATAATTAAATAATACAAAGGCACTCTTGCAAACTGAAATAAGAGAAAACTCAACAGGAATTTCCTGTCCAGAGCAACAAGAATGAAAACACTATTTCTGTAGTGGGTGATTTACTTCCAACATGGATTAGATCTTAGggtctcactttacagatggggaaactgaggctgagagacatGAAAAGGTATGGAGTGTCAGAGGTATGGATCCAATTACTAGAAATGCAATGGGCTACTTTATTCCCTGAATGCTTAAAGAGTTAAAGTCTGAAGGGAAAGACTGAGCATCCCAAAAAGGTGATTTTTAATCCCACAGAAATAGATAATAGAAGTGTTGGAATTGCCCAAAGATACGCAACTTTTCTAGACCTTAGTTCCCTTGCCTATAAATGAGGACATTGGATTGGGTGACTTTTTAGGTCATCTTTCCAGTATGAAATATTTGCTCTTCAACCACATTTTATTGACCTATAAATCTTTAATAACGACGGGGCAATTAAGTCTTTGCTACTAGGTGCCAACGTGAGGATGGAGTATATATTCCTCTTCCGACGATGGTTCTCTACCAACCATCCCTGTATCTCACATTTCTCCACTGGCCCAAAGCCATGAGTTCTCAGTCACTCTGACTCTATCACCTGCCTTTAAGATCATGTCTCTTCCTCCCATGTTTACCTTCCTCCACCTGCTGCTTcccaaactatttcttttttaaattatttttattttttttccatagctttttatttacaagttctatacatgggtaattttacagcattaacaattgccaaaccttttgttccaatttttcccctccttccccccatcccctcccctagatggcaggatgaccagtagatgctagatatattaaagtataaattagatacaccataagtatacatgaccaaaccgttacttttctgtacaaaaagaatcagactctgaaatattgtacaattagcttatgaaggaaatagaaaatgcaggcaggcaaaaacaTAGGCTTCCCAAACTATTTCAAAGGGTTGGGTAATTGGAGAAGTGAGGGTGGTCCTGTTGCCAGTTGTGCTAGGAAGGGTACAGACTAGACTCTCTCGAGGGCACCCCTTAACGTAATCGTTCCTCAATTTGTCCTAGACAGCTTAGTCCTTGGATGTGACCTGCATACTAGGTACTATCAGTGAATTTCAGCAAGAGTctccaaagaaaaaagacaaaaaaatataaGATGGATcttatttagaaatagaaatcccTTAAATCAAATGAAGAATTACCCTCACACACAGGTTCAAAAAGAATCTAAGAAGAGCTAATACATTTAAATGCAATGGATTACCTTTTGTCAAGGGACTTGTGAATGGACCTCGCATTTAAATGTGACATTACCATAATTATCATGGTTAATGTGGAAATAAacgttttgcatgacttcacatgtataactgatatcataTTGGCTTGCCTTCTCCATGGGTGGAAGGGATAGAAATTAGaactcccaatttttttttttaaattaatgttattgtaaatagaagagaaaagagaaaagcaatatGAGCATCAGTTTTTCAAGTTTCAGGGCTTCACTGGCTTTTAATATTCAGTCTTAAAAtgtcttaaaatatttcaaagcaccttaaaaatattgtttcatattGAAGAGACATATTGGCAGTTCAGATGACAGAGAAGTTGGATAATGATCTTTCTTCCCACACACCATGGATTTTTCCATGGATATGAAGCATAGTTCTGCTGGCAAGACTTAGGTGGAAGGCAAGAAGAGCAACGAGACAAAGGATGACCAGAATGAAAAATGGAACCTATATGGGAATGTTGAAGCATCGGGGAGTGGGGTAGGGCAAGAAGGCAGATCTAATCAAACAAGATAATCATGATCTTATTATTAAGAATAAGgggataaatataataatataaaataaataataaaaattaaagagaataaatCCTTTAAAATCAAGCCTTTATATAGCAGCCAGTGTGGTGCTtaataaggaagggaaaaggaataagcatttatatagcacctactgtatgctaggTCTTTTCTCCTATGatattgtaagcttcttgagagcagggcctgagcacttagcacagtacctgggaCATAGTacgtgcataataaatgtttattgactgacttcaaatctagtctgTCTGATACAAACTATGTGATGTAGGCCTTTGATTGGGGccagtttctttaactataaaaacaaaagtattagACTTATGATTCATAGCTTCAAGAAGGCAGACTAGGTATAAACCTAGTCATAGGTTCCCTGCCCCATTAGCCAAGCCTGCTTAATTCTT contains these protein-coding regions:
- the TMCC3 gene encoding transmembrane and coiled-coil domain protein 3, whose protein sequence is MPGSDTALTVDRTYSDPGRHQRCRSRVERHDMNTLSLPLNIRRGGSDTNLNFDVPDGILDFHKVKLTADSLRQKILKVTEQIRIEQTSRDGNVAEYLKLVNSADKQQAGRIKQVFEKKNQKSAHSIAQLQKKLEQYHRKLREIEQNGTSRTSKDNARDNLKDGHGKSRPAGQGMESGKSGVPGVSLTPPVFVFNKSREFANLIRNKFGSADNIAHMKSSLEEFRPEASSRAYGGSATIVTKPKYGSDDECSSGTSGSADSNGNQSFGTGGTNTLSSQGKLAMILEELREIKETQTQLAEDIESLKGQFKREYSFISQTLQEERYRYERLEDQLHDLTDLHQHETTNLKQELASIEEKVAYQAYERSQDVQEALESCQTRISKLELHQQEQQALQTDTVNAKVLLGKCINVILAFMTVILVCVSTIAKFVAPMMKSRLHILGTFFAVTLLAIFCKNWDHILCAIERVIIPR